The Salmo trutta chromosome 6, fSalTru1.1, whole genome shotgun sequence genome has a window encoding:
- the LOC115196065 gene encoding actin-related protein 3-like, with the protein MAGRLPACVVDCGTGYTKIGYAGNTEPQFIVPSCIAIKESAKVGDQAQRRMTKGVDDLDFYIGDEAIDKPNYATKWPIRHGIVDDWDLMERFMEQVIFKYLRAEPEDHYFLLTEPPLNTPENREYTAEIMFESFNVPGLYIAVQAVLALAASWTSRQLGERTLTGTVIDSGDGVTHVIPVAEGYVIGSCIKHIPIAGRDITYFTQQLLREREVGIPPEQSLETAKAIKERFSYVCPDLVKEFNKYDTDGSKWIKQYTGINSISKKEFTIDVGYERFLGPEIFFHPEFANPDFTQPISEVVDEVIQNCPIDVRRPLYKNIVLSGGSTMFRDFGRRLQRDLKRTVDGRLKLSEELSGGKLKPKPIDVQVITHHMQRYAVWFGGSMLASTPEFYQVCHTKKDYEEIGPSICRHNPVFGVMS; encoded by the exons ATGGCTGGACGTCTACCGGCTTGTGTAGTTGACTGTGGCACAGG GTACACAAAGATTGGATATGCTGGAAACACAGAGCCACAGTTTATTGTTCCTTCAT GTATTGCCATCAAAGAGTCGGCCAAGGTTGGAGACCAAGCCCAGCGCAGGATGACGAAGGGGGTGGACGATCTGGACTTTTACATCGGTGACGAGGCAATAGACAAACCAAATTATGCAACAAAG TGGCCCATTCGTCATGGGATCGTGGATGACTGGGATCTCATGGAGAGGTTCATGGAACAGGTCATCTTCAAGTATCTGCGGGCAGAGCCCGAGGACCACTACTTCCTCTTG ACAGAGCCTCCTCTGAATACCCCTGAAAACCGAGAGTACACAGCAGAGATTATGTTTGAGTCCTTCAACGTTCCAGGTCTTTACATCGCTGTACAG GCGGTCCTGGCGCTGGCAGCCTCATGGACCTCCAGACAATTGGGTGAGAGGACCCTGACGGGGACGGTGATTGACAGCGGTGATGGGGTCACCCACGTCATCCCAGTG GCGGAAGGCTACGTCATCGGTAGCTGTATAAAGCACATCCCTATCGCTGGTCGAGACATCACCTACTTCACCCAGCAGCTGCTGAGAGAGCGGGAGGTGGGCATCCCACCAGAGCAGTCATTGGAAACAGCCAAAGCCATCAAG GAAAGGTTCAGTTATGTCTGCCCTGACCTGGTGAAAGAGTTCAACAAGTACGATACGGATGGCTCTAAGTGGATCAAGCAGTACACGGGCATCAACTCCATCAGCAAGAAGGAGTTTACCATCGACGTGGGCTACGAGCGCTTCCTCGGCCCTGAGATCTTCTTCCACCCAGAG TTTGCCAACCCTGACTTCACCCAGCCCATCTCAGAGGTTGTTGATGAGGTCATTCAGAACTGCCCTATTGACGTCAGACGTCCCCTCTATAAG aacaTCGTGCTCTCTGGAGGCTCCACTATGTTCAGAGATTTTGGCCGTCGTCTGCAGAGGGACCTGAAAAGGACAGTGGACGGCAGACTGAAACTCAGTGAGGAACTGAGCGGTGGCAAGTTGAAG CCCAAACCCATCGACGTGCAAGTCATCACTCACCACATGCAGAGATATGCTGTTTGGTTCGGCGGGTCTATGTTGGCATCAACT CCGGAGTTTTACCAAGTGTGCCACACCAAAAAAGACTATGAGGAGATCGGACCGAGCATCTGCCGCCATAACCCTGTCTTCGGGGTCATGTCTTAA